In Priestia aryabhattai, a genomic segment contains:
- a CDS encoding IS3 family transposase — AYILYYNHLRIKEKLKGLTPVEYRIQSSLAA, encoded by the coding sequence GCCTATATCCTATATTACAACCATCTACGAATAAAAGAAAAATTAAAAGGATTGACCCCTGTAGAATACAGAATTCAATCCTCATTAGCTGCCTAA
- a CDS encoding MerR family transcriptional regulator: MDKELNFTIGKFSKKTGVSIRTLHYYDEIGLLKAQKDPNSRHRLYGEDHIVKLQKIVALKFLGYNLEEIGLMLMDTSLNLSLQNTLLQQQKAFEEKKQHLDKVLKAISRTISLLDSQENIPSEILINLINNIQNEQDQRTWLEHFTSKEIADKVYIKSEEENLSLDKEFIDLSREVKKLVGKPVHYPEVQELANKHLQASLKYVGEEAMYAFGKLEDEQIGDFQIMMASPYTEEEEKWLDQVIEYYMVQNGMYNPNSNENNVK; the protein is encoded by the coding sequence TTGGATAAAGAGTTAAATTTCACAATTGGTAAATTTTCTAAGAAAACGGGTGTTTCAATAAGGACATTGCATTATTATGACGAAATAGGGCTACTCAAAGCTCAAAAAGATCCCAATTCTCGTCATCGTCTATATGGGGAGGATCATATAGTAAAGCTTCAAAAGATCGTAGCATTAAAATTCCTAGGTTATAACTTAGAAGAAATAGGACTAATGCTAATGGATACCAGTCTTAACTTAAGTTTACAAAACACTTTACTCCAACAGCAAAAGGCATTTGAGGAGAAAAAACAGCATTTAGATAAAGTTCTTAAAGCTATTAGTCGAACGATTTCCTTGCTAGATAGTCAGGAGAATATCCCCAGTGAAATATTAATTAATTTAATTAATAACATCCAAAATGAGCAAGATCAGCGTACATGGCTTGAACATTTTACTTCTAAAGAAATTGCAGATAAGGTATACATTAAATCTGAAGAGGAGAACTTATCTTTGGATAAAGAATTTATTGACTTATCGAGAGAAGTAAAAAAGTTAGTGGGAAAACCAGTTCATTATCCAGAAGTACAAGAGTTGGCCAATAAACATTTACAGGCATCTCTTAAGTATGTTGGTGAGGAAGCTATGTATGCTTTTGGAAAATTAGAGGATGAGCAAATAGGAGATTTTCAGATTATGATGGCATCCCCTTATACGGAAGAAGAGGAAAAATGGTTAGACCAAGTGATAGAATATTATATGGTTCAAAACGGGATGTATAATCCAAATTCTAACGAAAACAATGTTAAATAA